In a genomic window of Wyeomyia smithii strain HCP4-BCI-WySm-NY-G18 chromosome 1, ASM2978416v1, whole genome shotgun sequence:
- the LOC129719746 gene encoding protein obstructor-E isoform X2, with amino-acid sequence MKYSIVFVFALFGAALAQESFKCPDDIGFYPHHTSCDKYWKCDDNVAELKTCGNGLGFDATDSKYLAENCDYLHNVDCGDRTQLEPPVSTPHCERLYGIFADPGNCAVFWNCWNGEASRYQCAPGLAYDREARVCMWADQVPECRNEEVANGFNCPAAGEISNAGSFSRHAHPEDCRKYYICLEGVAREYGCPIGTVFKIGDAEGTGNCEDPEDVPGCEDYYGDQDIKALQKKGF; translated from the exons cGCTGGCCCAGGAAAGCTTCAAATGCCCGGACGATATCGGCTTCTACCCACATCACACATCCTGCGACAAATACTGGAAATGTGACGATAACGTGGCCGAGCTGAAAACCTGCGGAAATGGTTTGGGCTTCGATGCAACAGATTCCAAATACCTGGCAGAGAACTGTGATTATTTGCATAACGTGGACTGTGGTGACCGCACACAGCTAG AACCACCAGTCTCAACTCCCCATTGCGAGCGCTTGTACGGTATCTTCGCTGATCCAGGCAATTGTGCCGTGTTCTGGAACTGCTGGAATGGTGAAGCCTCCCGCTACCAGTGCGCTCCTGGTTTGGCGTACGACCGGGAAGCTCGTGTCTGTATGTGGGCCGATCAGGTACCTGAGTGCAGAAACGAAG AGGTGGCTAACGGATTCAATTGTCCGGCTGCCGGCGAAATCTCCAACGCAGGATCGTTTTCGCGACACGCACACCCAGAGGATTGCCGAAAATACTACATCTGTCTGGAAGGAGTGGCCCGTGAATACGGCTGCCCGATCGGAACAGTGTTCAAAATCGGAGATGCTGAGGGTACCGGAAACTGCGAAGACCCAGAAGACGTTCCCGGATG CGAGGACTACTACGGTGATCAGGATATCAAAGCGCTTCAGAAAAAGGGATTTTAG
- the LOC129719746 gene encoding protein obstructor-E isoform X1, with product MKYSIVFVFALFGAALAQESFKCPDDIGFYPHHTSCDKYWKCDDNVAELKTCGNGLGFDATDSKYLAENCDYLHNVDCGDRTQLEPPVSTPHCERLYGIFADPGNCAVFWNCWNGEASRYQCAPGLAYDREARVCMWADQVPECRNEEVANGFNCPAAGEISNAGSFSRHAHPEDCRKYYICLEGVAREYGCPIGTVFKIGDAEGTGNCEDPEDVPGCEDYYGDLDLKSIRKSELLAGLVQTNSGAKANVKSNRPAAKEN from the exons cGCTGGCCCAGGAAAGCTTCAAATGCCCGGACGATATCGGCTTCTACCCACATCACACATCCTGCGACAAATACTGGAAATGTGACGATAACGTGGCCGAGCTGAAAACCTGCGGAAATGGTTTGGGCTTCGATGCAACAGATTCCAAATACCTGGCAGAGAACTGTGATTATTTGCATAACGTGGACTGTGGTGACCGCACACAGCTAG AACCACCAGTCTCAACTCCCCATTGCGAGCGCTTGTACGGTATCTTCGCTGATCCAGGCAATTGTGCCGTGTTCTGGAACTGCTGGAATGGTGAAGCCTCCCGCTACCAGTGCGCTCCTGGTTTGGCGTACGACCGGGAAGCTCGTGTCTGTATGTGGGCCGATCAGGTACCTGAGTGCAGAAACGAAG AGGTGGCTAACGGATTCAATTGTCCGGCTGCCGGCGAAATCTCCAACGCAGGATCGTTTTCGCGACACGCACACCCAGAGGATTGCCGAAAATACTACATCTGTCTGGAAGGAGTGGCCCGTGAATACGGCTGCCCGATCGGAACAGTGTTCAAAATCGGAGATGCTGAGGGTACCGGAAACTGCGAAGACCCAGAAGACGTTCCCGGATG TGAAGACTACTACGGTGATTTGGACTTGAAAAGCATCCGTAAGAGTGAACTCCTCGCCGGTCTAGTCCAGACAAACTCTGGTGCGAAAGCTAACGTTAAATCAAATCGTCCAGCCGCAAAGGAGAACTAA